The Bacteroidales bacterium genomic interval TGTACGTGTCGCTGTGTGAGCAACCCACACACAACGAAGGGGGTCTTCCTACCACAATATCCGGAACATCCATTCCGCGATGGTCTTGTTTCCCGAGGGCAACAGCAACAATATTCGGATTCAGTTCGCCATCACGGGGCAATGTCCCATCAAGCCGGCCATTTATGTTCAATCCCTTGGACAGTAATCCTTTTAACGCCTCTTCGATCATGGGAGCGCCCTCTTCGAGTACGAGGATGCGTTCACATTCACGTTCCAGCCTGGCAATCATGTTCATCGGAAGCGGATACTGCGTAATCTTTAAAACAGGGTATGGAATGTTGCGATCGGGGAAGTTTTCCATCAGGTAATTTATAGCGATGCCACTGGCAATGATACCGAGGGACTTATCCGGAGCATCGAAATATTGGTTAAATCCTGATTTTTCGGCATCATCTTCAAACAAAGCCTGGCTTGCCAACAACCCTTTGTAACGTTTGCGGGCTATTGCGGGTAGAAGGATAAACTGTTTGAGATCGTTTGGAAGATGGATTTCGTTTTGCTGTCGTTCGGGTTTGCGCACAACAGCGGAACGTGAGTGCGCAAGACGCGTAGTGATTCTGAGCAAAACCGGAATCTGGTATTTTTCCGAAAGATCAAAACCGTAATAAACCATGTCATAGGCTTCCTGCTGGTTACTGGGTTCAAGGATGGGCATCATGGCGAATTTGCCGTAAAATCTCGAATCCTGCTCGTTTTGCGACGAGTGCATCGAAGGGTCGTCGGCGGCAACTACAACCAGACCGCCATTTGCGCCGGTCATCGCTGAGTTCACGAAAGCATCGGCAGCCACGTTCAATCCCACGTGCTTCATACAGGTCATGGCACGCTTTCCGACGTAGGAAACCCCAAGCGCGGCCTCCATTCCCGTTTTTTCGTTGGCAGCCCATGAAGCTTTGATCCCTTTTGCTGCGGCCTGTTTCGACGCCAGTACATACTCCGTGATCTCAGTAGAGGGAGTGCCCGGATAAGAAAAAATCCCAGAAATCCCCGCATCAATCGCGGCCTGTGCTATGGCCTCATCTCCCAGTAATAACAGTTTTTGCATAAATCAGATTTATTGAAGAATGGTTACAATTTTAACAAAATTTTTTTGAGGGACAAAACTACAATTTTAATCTTTGCCACTAACGCCTGTCATCCGTTTTTCCATTTTCCGGGTAAATTGTTGGTCATGAAAGCGAGAAGACAGCAAATTTTGAAATCACACGACTTCAACGTTGAAATTGCACAGAATTTCAATGGATTTACTATCAGAAGTAAATTTTGGGACAATATAAGTTGCAATAATTGGAAAACAGGTTTTTAATCGATGAAATGGACAGTTCGTCAGAATAAAGTGTTGAGTATTTCAACATTTTATTTTACCTGTGATTTAATAAAAATGAGCGCCCTTTTTTCTGGAAAGAATGCGTAAGTTTGCCGCCATTTTCACCAAAATAAATTTGAGACGGATATGAAGAAAAAGATGATGATGAACCCGAATCCGCTGGTTCAATATTTAAATAAACCATCAGAGGAGTTTACACGTGAAGATTTGATCCTTTACATCGAGGATCACAACATCGAGATGGTAAATTTCAGGTATCCAGGCCAGGATGGGAGATTGAAAACACTGAATTTTGTGATCAACAGCCGCGAGCACCTGGAGGATATTCTAACAATGGGAGAGCGCGTTGACGGCTCAAGTTTGTTTTCCCACATCGAAGCAGGATCGAGCGATCTTTATGTGGTTCCGCGCTATAAAACAGCGTTTGTGAATCCGTTCAGCGAAATCCCTGCTTTGGATATTTTGTGTTCCTATTATGACAAAGATGGCAACCACCTTGAAAGCTCGCCTGAGTATATTTTGCAAAAAGCGCAAAAAGTGTTGAAAGAGCACACCGGATATGATTTTCATGTGATGGGCGAGCTGGAGTTTTACCTGATCAGCGAAAAGCAGGAACTTTATCCTGCTGTTGACCAGAAGGGCTATCATGAGTCGGCGCCGTTTACCAAGTGGGATGATTTCAGACGTGAAGCAATGCTGGCCATTGCGCAGACCGGTGGCATGTTGAAATATGGCCACAGCGAAGTGGGGAATTTCAGTCAGGGTGATTTTGAATACGAACAAAACGAGCTCGAGTTCAGTCCTTGCCCGCTGGATGATGCCGCAGCACAGCTTGTGATTGCCAAATGGATTTTACGTAACCTGGCTTACAAATACGGGTTCACGATCACTTTTGCACCTAAGATCACAGTTGGTAAGGCCGGAAGTGGTTTACATATCCACACCCGCCTGATGAAAGACGGCAAGAACCAGATGACTGAAAATGGAAAACTGAGCGATGCCGCCAGGCGTGCCATTGCCGGCTACCTCGAACTGGCGCCTTCACTTACAGCCTTTGGGAATACAAATCCCACCTCCTATTTCCGCCTGGTGCCGCACCAGGAAGCGCCAACGAATATCTGCTGGGGCGACCGCAACCGCTCGGTGCTGGTAAGGGTTCCTTTAGGATGGACCAGCAACAAAGATATGTATCTGGATGCCAACCCGCAGCAACCAAAAACTTCAAATAACTTTTTAGATAAACAAACGGTTGAGTTCCGGTGTCCGGATGGCTCCGCCGATATTTACCTGTTATTGGCCGGATTAACTGTGGCTGTAAGGGTTGGGCTGGAAATGGAAAATGGACTTGAATATGCAAGAAAGACGTATGTAGATGTAAACATTTTCCAGGATGAGCATAAAGAAAGGGTAAAAGACCTTAGGCAACTTCCGGCTTCATGCTGGGAATCTGCCGACCGCCTCGAAGAGCAAATGCACTATTACACCGAGCACAATGTTTTCCCCGAGGGATTAATCAAAAGCTGGGCTAAAAAGCTCAGGGTTTTCAATGACAAGTCATTGCGACAGGAAATTGCTGGTAACAAGGAGGCCATCATGAAGTTGGTGGAAACTTACTTCCATTGCGGATAAAGTTACACATGAAGTGGTTTTTCCTTATTTATTTGCATAGATAAATTAGTTTGTAACTTTGTGGCTCTTTTTTTGAGTATTGACATTTTTTGCCATTAATAATAACTAAAGTGTTTTTAAAATGAAAAACTTACTACTTGCACTTCTCGCGCTTCTGCTCCTTTCTCCTGTGTTCGGCCAGGGTTGGCGTCCGGGTGAAATGGAAATCACGGTAAACATCACTAACAAAGAGCAGGCTCAGGCGCTTTATGAACTGAAATTGAACGGAGATTTTTATGGTTCAAGTGCCCGTCTTTATGTTACTCCGTCAGAACTTGAACAACTCAAGGGTGCAGGGCTGGCTTATGAAGTGTTGATTGAAGACCTGAACCTCTATTACGAAAATTTCTGGGAAACAAAAGATGCTTATCACTCTTATGCTGAGATCATTGAACTTGCTGATAGTCTTGTGCAGCATTTCCCCAACATTTGCACCAAAATCGTTTATGGAACCTCCATGGGCGGACGGCAGCTAGCTGCCCTGAAAATCAGCAGTAATGCGATTGTTAACGAAGTTAAGCCCCAGGCAATGTTTGATGGCGGGATTCATGGCGATGAAATAGGAGGGCCTGAAAACTTGATTCGTTTTGCCCGCGACCTCTGCCTTGGCTATGGAAGCAATTCTTACATCACCAACCTGATCGATACCCGCGAAATCTGGCTATATCTGATGGTAAACCCCGACGGTCGGGTAAATATGGTTCGTTATAACAACAATGGGGTGGATTTGAACCGCGATTGCGGATATATGTGGAACGGCGAAGGCAGCAGTACAGGCGCCTTCTCGCAACTTGAATCGAAAGTGCTCAGATCGTGCCTTTTTGAAAATCAGTTTGTAGTGCATACAAGCTACCACAGCGGCACTGAATACATTTCCTGCCCATGGAGTTACCGCCCTTCCGCACCGCCAGACATGAATCATATTTTGCAATTAGCCGGTGTTTATGCGGATGTTTCAGGTTACAGCAATATCCCTTATGGTCAGGGTTATGCCGGGATGTATCCCATCAATGGCAGTACTAAAGATTCCAATTACGGCCTCATGGGATCGGTTACCTGGTCTATGGAAATTTCGATGTCAAAACAACCGCCTGCATCCCAAATTATGTTGTACTATAATTACAACAAACCGGCAATGCTGGCAATGATTGAATATGCCGGATTTGGGCTGACAGGTATAATTACCGATGCAACAACCGGAGAACCTGTTACTGCCACGGTGTTTGTGAATAATTATCTGCCAACCTATAACGATCCTGAAAACGGCGATTATCATAAATACGTCCTTCCGGGCACATACAATATTACGGTCAAAGCCAACGGGTATGCGTCCTCAACCTTTACAGGCGTGGTGGTTACTGCCAATAGTGCGACAACCACAAATTTTGCGTTGCAGCCCGAAAGCCATCAAAGTATTTACAAGATTGTTAGTTCACACATTCCAAATAATAATTTTGCTGATCCAGGTGCAACCTGGAATGTGATCGGCCCGCCAGACAATCTTTTTTATTCGATAGGTAAAACCGGCTGGATCGTTGTTGATATGCAGGATATGATTTTCGACGGCGCCGGCCCCGACATTATGGTTTTTGAGGGAGATGCTACAGCCGAAGGGT includes:
- a CDS encoding indolepyruvate ferredoxin oxidoreductase subunit alpha, which encodes MQKLLLLGDEAIAQAAIDAGISGIFSYPGTPSTEITEYVLASKQAAAKGIKASWAANEKTGMEAALGVSYVGKRAMTCMKHVGLNVAADAFVNSAMTGANGGLVVVAADDPSMHSSQNEQDSRFYGKFAMMPILEPSNQQEAYDMVYYGFDLSEKYQIPVLLRITTRLAHSRSAVVRKPERQQNEIHLPNDLKQFILLPAIARKRYKGLLASQALFEDDAEKSGFNQYFDAPDKSLGIIASGIAINYLMENFPDRNIPYPVLKITQYPLPMNMIARLERECERILVLEEGAPMIEEALKGLLSKGLNINGRLDGTLPRDGELNPNIVAVALGKQDHRGMDVPDIVVGRPPSLCVGCSHSDTYNALNEALSEFSKGRVFADIGCYTLGALAPYNAINTCVDMGASITMAKGAADVGFSPAVAVIGDSTFTHSGITGLLDAVNDKSPITVIIADNSTTGMTGGQKSAATGKIEDICRGVGVLEEHIRVLKPLRKNHEENVKILLEELNYPGVSVIIPRRECIQTLNKRMRAKAAIKTKELENV
- a CDS encoding glutamine synthetase — encoded protein: MKKKMMMNPNPLVQYLNKPSEEFTREDLILYIEDHNIEMVNFRYPGQDGRLKTLNFVINSREHLEDILTMGERVDGSSLFSHIEAGSSDLYVVPRYKTAFVNPFSEIPALDILCSYYDKDGNHLESSPEYILQKAQKVLKEHTGYDFHVMGELEFYLISEKQELYPAVDQKGYHESAPFTKWDDFRREAMLAIAQTGGMLKYGHSEVGNFSQGDFEYEQNELEFSPCPLDDAAAQLVIAKWILRNLAYKYGFTITFAPKITVGKAGSGLHIHTRLMKDGKNQMTENGKLSDAARRAIAGYLELAPSLTAFGNTNPTSYFRLVPHQEAPTNICWGDRNRSVLVRVPLGWTSNKDMYLDANPQQPKTSNNFLDKQTVEFRCPDGSADIYLLLAGLTVAVRVGLEMENGLEYARKTYVDVNIFQDEHKERVKDLRQLPASCWESADRLEEQMHYYTEHNVFPEGLIKSWAKKLRVFNDKSLRQEIAGNKEAIMKLVETYFHCG